The stretch of DNA GACTGAGATAACCACAGAGAACGAGGTGAGTTGAGATGGCCTGACGGCGAGAGGATGGGAGGCGATGCGATGCAATGCGAGATGCGATGGCCAAAAACCAGTTTCTTGGCCCGCCCTGCGAAAGCCCGCCGAATTCCCTGGAAAAGCTTGCAAAGCTTTTGGCGGATACATGTACAAAGCCGAAAGTCGCAGAAATGGCTGCCATTTTCAAAGCGTCGCTTCGCATCACCACTCCATTGTCCATTGTCTGCGTGCTTCTTGGGCGTTTACTCATCAGTCCCATCCGAATCCCACTAAATCCCATCTTTTCCGCGTCGCCAGGAGGAGGGCAGCATGCAGATCGACCCCGAACTGGAGGCCATCAAGGCGCGCGTCAAGGAGATGGAGGAGGAGGCCGAGAAGATCAAGCAGATGCAGTCGGAGGTGGATAAACAAATGGCCGGTGGCTCCACCACCGGCTTGGCCACCGTGCCGCTTTCCCTCGAGGAGAAGCAGGAGATCGACACGCGGTCCGTCTACGTGGGCAATGTGGACTATGGCGCGTCGGCCGAGGAACTGGAGGCCCACTTCCACGGCTGCGGAACCATAAACCGCGTCACCATACTCTGCAACAAGGCCGACGGCCATCCAAAGGGATTCGCCTACATCGAGTTCG from Drosophila takahashii strain IR98-3 E-12201 chromosome 2R, DtakHiC1v2, whole genome shotgun sequence encodes:
- the Pabp2 gene encoding polyadenylate-binding protein 2 isoform X1 — encoded protein: MADEDITLNEDQLLESLDETNGEQETEITTENEEEGSMQIDPELEAIKARVKEMEEEAEKIKQMQSEVDKQMAGGSTTGLATVPLSLEEKQEIDTRSVYVGNVDYGASAEELEAHFHGCGTINRVTILCNKADGHPKGFAYIEFGSKEFVETALAMNETLFRGRQIKVMSKRTNRPGLSTTNRFARGSFRGRGARVSRACCHSTFRGARRAIRGYRGRANYYAPY
- the Pabp2 gene encoding polyadenylate-binding protein 2 isoform X2 → MADEDITLNEDQLLESLDETNGEQETEITTENEEEGSMQIDPELEAIKARVKEMEEEAEKIKQMQSEVDKQMAGGSTTGLATVPLSLEEKQEIDTRSVYVGNVDYGASAEELEAHFHGCGTINRVTILCNKADGHPKGFAYIEFGSKEFVETALAMNETLFRGRQIKVMSKRTNRPGLSTTNRFARGSFRGRGARVSRACCHSTFRGARRAMGYRGRANYYAPY